Proteins encoded together in one Candidatus Aminicenantes bacterium window:
- a CDS encoding long-chain fatty acid--CoA ligase: MRTDKPWLKHYEKSVPHSLETPALTLPDLLPAAAGRFPERTALVLAVAAAGRLFSHSVSYAKLRQAVTHFAASLQELGVRKGDRVAIYMPNCPQFVITFLAAAQIGAIAVPFNPLYSAREAEYQMKDCGAEVAVVLDRFFPVVHQVRAKTALKHIVVTRIKEYFPPLLWSFYTLTKERKLPRFKITPEDFWFQELLQPGNPRPVVVDREDTAVLLYTGGTTGVSKGVELSHRNLLINAEQNRVWAGIGDGCEITLAAVPLFHGFGLTCCLNLGILTGATIVLVPIPADTKGLIQTIERHQPTIFPVVPTFLIAINNFPDIAKHNLRSVRVCPCAGSPLAPAVQRTFIERTGVRAVEGYGLTEAAPVTHGNPPFGDDRHGTIGLPYPGTVARIVDFETGKLDMPFTGEWTQPGEIIIKGLQIMKGYWNRPEETSAQLRDGWLHTGDIGQMHRDGYFRVVDRLKDMIIRSGMNIYPAEVEAVLHEHPKVMEALVIGIPDATRGELVKAFIVPRDGMEINEEEILAFCHQNMAKYKVPAAVEIRAGLVHSAVGKPLRRALREELGLVSG, encoded by the coding sequence GTGCGAACCGACAAACCCTGGCTGAAGCATTACGAAAAAAGCGTACCCCATTCCCTAGAGACACCGGCATTGACCTTGCCCGACCTGTTGCCCGCCGCGGCCGGCCGTTTTCCCGAGCGAACGGCGCTGGTGCTGGCGGTTGCCGCGGCCGGGCGGCTGTTCAGCCACTCGGTCTCATATGCCAAGCTCCGTCAGGCGGTCACCCATTTCGCCGCTTCGTTGCAGGAGCTTGGCGTACGCAAAGGTGACCGGGTGGCCATCTACATGCCGAACTGTCCGCAATTCGTCATCACCTTCTTGGCCGCCGCCCAGATCGGCGCCATCGCCGTCCCCTTCAATCCGCTCTATTCGGCGCGCGAAGCCGAGTACCAGATGAAAGACTGCGGCGCCGAAGTCGCGGTCGTCCTCGACCGTTTCTTCCCGGTCGTTCATCAGGTCAGGGCGAAGACGGCGCTCAAGCATATCGTGGTCACCCGCATCAAGGAATATTTCCCGCCGTTGCTCTGGTCGTTCTACACGCTGACCAAGGAACGTAAGCTGCCCCGTTTTAAAATAACCCCGGAGGATTTCTGGTTTCAGGAACTGCTGCAGCCGGGGAACCCGCGCCCGGTGGTGGTCGATCGCGAGGATACCGCGGTCCTGCTCTATACCGGTGGGACCACCGGCGTTTCCAAGGGAGTCGAACTGAGCCATCGCAACTTGCTGATCAATGCCGAACAAAACCGCGTCTGGGCGGGCATTGGCGATGGGTGTGAAATCACTTTAGCAGCCGTGCCCCTTTTCCATGGCTTCGGTTTGACCTGCTGTTTGAACCTAGGCATACTCACCGGCGCCACCATTGTGCTGGTTCCCATCCCGGCCGATACCAAGGGATTGATTCAGACCATTGAGCGGCACCAGCCGACCATATTCCCCGTTGTCCCAACTTTTCTGATAGCAATCAACAATTTTCCGGATATCGCCAAGCACAACCTGCGCTCGGTGCGCGTCTGCCCCTGCGCCGGCAGCCCGCTGGCTCCCGCGGTTCAAAGGACCTTCATCGAGCGCACCGGGGTGCGCGCGGTCGAGGGCTACGGGCTGACCGAGGCGGCACCGGTAACGCATGGGAACCCGCCTTTCGGCGACGATCGTCACGGGACCATCGGCTTGCCCTATCCCGGCACCGTAGCCCGCATCGTGGATTTTGAAACCGGAAAGCTGGACATGCCTTTTACGGGAGAGTGGACCCAGCCCGGCGAGATCATCATCAAGGGCCTGCAAATCATGAAAGGCTACTGGAACCGGCCGGAAGAGACGTCCGCCCAGCTCCGCGATGGTTGGTTGCACACGGGCGATATCGGTCAAATGCATCGCGACGGCTATTTCCGTGTCGTAGACCGCTTGAAGGACATGATCATCCGCAGCGGCATGAATATCTACCCGGCCGAAGTGGAAGCGGTGCTGCATGAACACCCCAAGGTGATGGAAGCGCTGGTGATCGGAATTCCCGATGCCACTCGCGGCGAACTGGTCAAGGCATTCATCGTGCCTCGTGATGGAATGGAGATAAACGAGGAGGAGATCCTTGCTTTTTGCCATCAGAACATGGCCAAATATAAAGTACCGGCGGCGGTTGAAATCCGGGCCGGCCTGGTTCATTCCGCGGTGGGCAAGCCGCTACGCCGTGCTTTGCGCGAGGAGCTTGGTCTGGTTTCGGGATGA
- a CDS encoding 3-oxoacyl-ACP synthase, translated as MKPASPSSLTAACPDVRIRIESLGVRIPEKILTMEELLASCRRRPRWDLERITGIHERRVAKGECAADLGIRAARQALAMSCYRAKELDVIVCTSISKYNRKDEFHLEPATAVRIRAAIGAGNARVFDVVNACAGMITGIYVLQAMIRCGMAERGMVVSGELNMPLAETAARELRHSFDGQLAALTLGDGGAALILDRSPDPRFGFRHIGLVTGAKHDHYCYSRPSRRGPGGILVTKARGLQRKGNEHFPAYFKRALDASGWNLGDLQHIIPHQVSVRAIENGVRAVGNYLGAALPDITRCSADHYGNTSTTSHFLAIHDAILQGRIQNGHNAMLVSGASGIVIAHAAYAFDDLPERYRARFAGES; from the coding sequence ATGAAACCCGCCAGCCCCTCCTCCCTCACCGCGGCCTGTCCTGACGTCCGCATCCGCATCGAAAGCCTCGGCGTCCGTATTCCTGAAAAGATCCTTACCATGGAGGAGCTGCTCGCTTCCTGTCGCCGTAGGCCGCGCTGGGACCTGGAACGGATCACCGGGATCCATGAGAGACGGGTGGCGAAGGGCGAGTGTGCGGCCGATCTGGGCATCCGGGCGGCCAGGCAGGCGCTGGCTATGTCGTGCTATCGCGCCAAAGAATTGGATGTTATCGTTTGCACGAGCATTTCCAAATACAACCGCAAAGACGAATTTCACCTGGAACCGGCCACCGCCGTACGCATCCGCGCCGCTATTGGGGCCGGCAACGCCCGCGTGTTCGACGTGGTCAATGCCTGCGCCGGCATGATTACCGGCATCTATGTCCTGCAGGCAATGATCCGCTGCGGCATGGCCGAACGCGGCATGGTGGTCAGCGGCGAGCTGAACATGCCCCTGGCCGAAACCGCCGCCCGCGAACTGCGTCACAGCTTTGACGGACAGTTGGCGGCCCTGACCCTGGGCGACGGCGGCGCGGCTCTGATCCTGGACCGCTCGCCCGATCCCCGTTTTGGCTTCCGGCACATCGGGCTGGTCACGGGAGCCAAGCACGACCATTATTGCTATTCACGCCCGTCGCGGCGCGGACCCGGAGGCATTCTGGTCACTAAGGCCCGCGGTCTGCAGCGCAAGGGCAACGAGCATTTTCCCGCCTATTTCAAGCGTGCCCTGGACGCCAGCGGCTGGAACCTGGGCGATCTGCAGCACATCATCCCGCACCAGGTTTCGGTCAGGGCCATCGAGAACGGCGTCCGGGCCGTCGGCAATTATCTGGGCGCAGCTCTCCCCGATATTACCCGCTGCAGCGCCGACCACTACGGCAACACGTCCACCACCAGCCATTTCCTGGCCATCCATGACGCCATCCTGCAGGGGAGAATCCAGAACGGGCATAACGCCATGCTGGTGAGCGGTGCCTCGGGAATCGTCATCGCCCATGCCGCCTACGCGTTCGACGATCTGCCGGAGCGATACCGGGCGCGTTTTGCCGGGGAGAGCTGA
- the trpS gene encoding tryptophan--tRNA ligase, whose protein sequence is MVNQRVVMSGIRPTGSGAAHLGHWEGALKSWVKLQETAQCYYSIVDWHALTTEYQDVKNIQNNIRQSLLDILSVGIDPEKSVVYLQSAVKEIAELSLLLGMMTPLGWLERVPTFKEQQAQLSDRDINTFGFLGYPLLMTVDIVIMKADTVPVGEDQVFHLELAREIVRRFNGLYGDCFPEPQPFLTPIPKLPGIDGRKMSKSYGNAIYLGDTAAVVDEKIRPMVTDVRRKRRSDPGVPEDCPVFALHKGYSKADEIASVAAGCRTAGIGCLDCKKILIANINAFLEPFRQRRSKYERISVRDILEPGNRRAAQRAKETVAQVRGLMNV, encoded by the coding sequence ATCGTGAACCAGCGGGTGGTCATGAGCGGCATCCGCCCGACCGGCAGCGGCGCGGCCCACCTCGGCCATTGGGAAGGAGCCTTGAAAAGCTGGGTCAAGCTGCAGGAAACGGCCCAGTGCTACTATTCCATCGTCGACTGGCACGCCCTCACAACCGAATATCAGGATGTAAAAAACATCCAGAACAATATCCGCCAATCGCTGCTGGACATTCTGTCGGTCGGCATCGATCCCGAAAAAAGCGTCGTGTATCTGCAGTCGGCAGTCAAAGAGATCGCCGAGCTGTCCCTGCTCCTGGGCATGATGACGCCGCTCGGCTGGCTCGAGCGCGTTCCCACCTTCAAGGAACAGCAGGCGCAGCTGAGTGACCGCGACATCAACACCTTCGGTTTTCTCGGCTACCCGCTGCTGATGACCGTGGACATCGTCATCATGAAAGCCGATACGGTGCCGGTAGGCGAGGACCAGGTCTTCCATCTGGAACTGGCGCGCGAGATCGTGCGCCGCTTCAACGGCCTTTACGGCGATTGCTTCCCCGAGCCCCAGCCCTTCCTGACCCCCATCCCCAAACTCCCCGGCATCGATGGCCGCAAGATGAGCAAAAGCTACGGCAACGCCATTTATCTCGGCGACACGGCCGCCGTTGTCGACGAAAAGATCAGGCCGATGGTCACCGATGTGCGCCGCAAGCGCCGTAGCGATCCGGGCGTCCCCGAGGACTGCCCGGTTTTCGCCCTGCACAAGGGCTACTCCAAGGCTGATGAGATCGCCTCCGTCGCCGCCGGCTGCCGCACGGCGGGAATCGGCTGCCTGGACTGCAAAAAAATCCTGATCGCCAATATCAACGCTTTCCTGGAGCCTTTCCGCCAGCGGCGCAGCAAGTACGAGCGCATATCGGTCCGCGACATTCTCGAGCCCGGCAACCGGCGCGCCGCCCAGCGCGCCAAAGAGACGGTCGCCCAGGTGCGGGGGCTGATGAACGTATGA
- a CDS encoding NAD-dependent epimerase/dehydratase family protein codes for MSADSGAPNALVTGISSLVSGATGFLGGYLLARLRKKGFQVRALARKTSDVAGLVRAGCDIYEGDIMDRQSLLRAMVGQQLVFHTAGKVSDRGSRREFWQANVDGTANVIAACREAGVKRLIHLSSLTVLGLPRSGARVDEQTPPAAALRDPYSASKLAGERLVREAHGSSGLETVVIRPGVIWGPGDTTIMPRLIALLRRRRLVFIGRGDTRLRVAAAPPALSRYGVRLVACDSRYDIGKARRELAYRPTLTFRQGMEFLFAAATTEP; via the coding sequence ATGAGCGCGGACAGCGGAGCGCCCAACGCCCTGGTTACCGGGATCAGCTCCCTGGTATCCGGGGCGACCGGCTTTCTGGGCGGATACCTGCTGGCCAGGCTGCGAAAGAAGGGATTTCAGGTTCGTGCCCTGGCCCGAAAGACCAGTGATGTCGCCGGGCTGGTCCGCGCCGGATGCGATATTTATGAAGGTGATATCATGGACCGCCAATCGCTTTTGCGGGCCATGGTGGGCCAGCAGCTGGTATTCCATACCGCCGGCAAAGTCTCCGACCGGGGCTCGCGCCGGGAATTCTGGCAGGCGAACGTCGATGGCACGGCCAACGTGATCGCGGCCTGCCGCGAGGCGGGGGTGAAACGGCTGATCCACCTGAGTTCCCTGACCGTTCTCGGGCTGCCGCGTTCCGGGGCGCGCGTCGATGAGCAAACCCCTCCCGCCGCTGCGCTTCGCGATCCCTATTCGGCCAGTAAATTGGCCGGCGAAAGGCTCGTGCGCGAGGCTCATGGCAGCAGCGGACTCGAGACGGTCGTGATCCGCCCCGGCGTGATCTGGGGGCCGGGGGATACCACCATCATGCCGCGGCTGATCGCCCTGCTGCGCCGCCGGCGTTTGGTTTTCATCGGCCGCGGCGATACTCGCTTGCGTGTTGCCGCCGCGCCTCCCGCCCTCAGCAGGTATGGCGTCCGTCTGGTCGCCTGCGACAGCCGCTACGACATCGGCAAAGCCCGGCGCGAACTCGCTTACCGGCCGACGCTGACTTTCCGCCAGGGGATGGAATTCCTGTTCGCGGCGGCAACAACGGAACCATGA
- a CDS encoding site-2 protease family protein, with the protein MTDIFRVVIQFATVLFAISIHESAHAWTADKFGDPTARLQGRISLNPIAHIDLIGTIIFPLILAVVGAPVFGWAKPVMVNPYNLRNRRRDGMYISAAGPAANILVALAVILLLGIFKTPILVSASSSVALLLKIATNLLMINVFLAVFNLIPIPPLDGSGIVEGLLRGQALAMFERIKPYGFLILLAIIYTHALDFIANFIFTVLFKIFPFLIFIMLKAGVVS; encoded by the coding sequence ATGACAGACATATTCCGCGTTGTCATCCAATTTGCCACCGTGCTCTTCGCCATCTCGATCCATGAATCGGCCCACGCCTGGACCGCCGACAAGTTCGGCGATCCCACCGCCCGTTTGCAGGGCCGCATCTCTTTGAATCCCATCGCTCATATCGACCTGATCGGCACCATCATCTTCCCGCTGATCCTGGCGGTGGTGGGCGCCCCGGTTTTCGGTTGGGCCAAGCCGGTCATGGTCAACCCCTACAACCTGCGCAACCGCCGCCGCGACGGCATGTACATCTCGGCCGCCGGGCCGGCCGCCAACATCCTGGTCGCCTTGGCCGTCATCCTGCTGCTGGGTATTTTCAAAACTCCCATATTGGTCTCCGCCAGCAGCAGCGTCGCCTTGCTACTGAAAATAGCCACCAACCTACTGATGATCAATGTTTTCCTCGCCGTTTTCAACTTGATCCCCATCCCGCCCCTGGACGGCAGCGGCATCGTGGAAGGGCTGCTCAGGGGCCAGGCCCTGGCCATGTTCGAAAGGATCAAACCCTATGGATTTTTAATTCTTCTGGCCATCATCTACACCCATGCCCTCGATTTCATCGCCAATTTCATATTCACCGTCCTTTTCAAGATCTTCCCGTTCTTGATCTTCATCATGCTGAAGGCGGGGGTGGTATCGTGA